One window from the genome of [Clostridium] celerecrescens 18A encodes:
- a CDS encoding MurR/RpiR family transcriptional regulator → MIISLDPKTVDKLTKTELEIVNFINTHEDTLPEMSIVDIAFETYSSPSTVSRSIRKCGLNGFNELRYRSVNKAKSEEIQGINEILNKTLIEAQKVHERISLTDVLEIIKCLDSARQISVFARGPTTYVGQEFSLKLQLLDYDVFYTDDPNIMQVKASKLKADDVLFLLSLNGETPELIASAFTAFHRGNRVITCCCNEKSKLLLYSNYSLIGYKHSHQAIKEFEVSSRIALHMICRIIIDYISTYRKK, encoded by the coding sequence ATGATTATATCACTTGATCCAAAGACCGTAGATAAGTTAACAAAAACCGAGCTTGAAATCGTAAATTTTATTAATACTCATGAAGATACCCTTCCTGAGATGTCAATTGTAGATATTGCATTTGAGACCTATTCTTCTCCCTCCACCGTTTCCAGATCAATCCGGAAGTGCGGATTAAACGGATTCAATGAGCTCCGGTACCGCTCCGTTAATAAGGCAAAGAGCGAGGAAATACAAGGCATAAATGAAATACTCAATAAAACTCTTATCGAGGCACAGAAAGTACATGAACGTATTTCCCTTACCGATGTTCTGGAAATTATTAAATGCCTGGATTCTGCCCGGCAGATATCGGTTTTTGCAAGAGGGCCGACAACTTATGTAGGGCAGGAGTTTTCATTAAAGCTTCAGCTTCTGGACTATGATGTCTTTTACACAGACGATCCCAACATCATGCAGGTAAAAGCTTCAAAACTAAAGGCAGACGATGTTTTGTTTCTCTTGTCTTTAAACGGAGAAACTCCGGAGCTGATCGCCTCTGCATTTACAGCCTTTCATCGTGGAAACCGTGTGATTACCTGCTGCTGTAATGAGAAGTCCAAGCTGTTGCTATACAGCAATTATTCCCTTATCGGATATAAGCATTCCCATCAGGCTATTAAGGAATTTGAGGTCTCATCAAGAATTGCATTGCATATGATTTGCAGAATTATCATTGATTACATATCAACCTATCGCAAAAAATAA
- a CDS encoding substrate-binding domain-containing protein, translating into MIKRKHMAAVAAAGLVLASLAGCSSGEKASETKQETVQTEAATATAEAKTEDKSGEKKYVIGLAMNTQTNPFFVDVKDGVQKAADELGVELYITDAQDDPSIQMKDVENLITKKPDCIIIDTCDSDAIVSSIEACNEAGIPVLTMDREASGGEVVSHIGYDAIKSGKLAGEYLVDTLGGKGNIVEIQGIMGTNVAQSRSKGFNEVISQNPDMKIVACQVADFDRAKGMSVMENILQANDHIDGLYAANDEMLLGALEAIEAAGRLDEITMIGCDAIDDTIEAIKAGKVNATIAEPPFFLGKAILNSAYNYLQGKDVDKYVILDNELVTADNVNDLVTKE; encoded by the coding sequence ATGATCAAAAGAAAACACATGGCAGCTGTAGCAGCTGCAGGACTTGTCCTTGCATCATTGGCAGGATGCAGCAGCGGAGAGAAAGCGTCTGAAACCAAGCAGGAGACCGTACAGACAGAAGCAGCTACGGCTACAGCGGAAGCAAAGACAGAGGATAAGTCAGGGGAAAAGAAATACGTAATAGGACTTGCTATGAATACTCAGACAAATCCATTCTTTGTGGATGTAAAAGACGGGGTACAGAAAGCCGCAGACGAATTAGGAGTAGAACTTTATATTACAGATGCGCAGGATGATCCTTCAATTCAGATGAAGGATGTAGAAAACCTGATCACCAAGAAACCGGACTGCATCATCATTGATACTTGTGACTCGGATGCAATCGTATCTTCCATAGAAGCATGTAACGAAGCCGGTATCCCGGTGCTTACCATGGACCGTGAGGCAAGCGGCGGAGAAGTGGTTTCTCATATCGGTTACGATGCCATCAAATCCGGGAAACTGGCCGGCGAGTATCTGGTAGATACACTGGGAGGCAAAGGAAATATCGTAGAAATCCAGGGTATTATGGGAACCAATGTGGCTCAGAGCCGTTCCAAGGGCTTTAACGAAGTGATAAGCCAGAATCCTGACATGAAGATCGTTGCCTGCCAGGTTGCAGATTTTGACCGTGCCAAGGGCATGAGCGTAATGGAGAACATCCTTCAGGCCAACGACCACATCGACGGATTATATGCAGCCAACGATGAAATGCTTCTTGGAGCTTTGGAAGCGATCGAAGCTGCCGGCCGTCTGGATGAGATTACCATGATTGGCTGCGATGCCATTGATGACACCATTGAAGCCATTAAAGCAGGAAAGGTTAATGCAACGATTGCAGAACCGCCTTTCTTCCTTGGAAAAGCGATTTTGAATTCTGCATACAATTATCTGCAGGGCAAAGACGTGGACAAGTATGTGATTCTGGACAACGAACTGGTAACTGCTGATAACGTAAATGATTTAGTTACAAAAGAATAA
- a CDS encoding ABC transporter permease — MNQETKKRLINQINIYRSVLILLVICIFAAFLSESFLSVSNLFNVFKQVTVAGIIGCGMTFVILTGGIDLSVGSILGFAGVVASGVLASTGNTFLAVLTAVAIGITCGIVNGFFISQCGIPPFIATLGMMTLLRGCVLVYTKGSPIPVKVDSYKFIGKGTVLGVPVPVIILIALFLLAHYILTQTSFGRSIYAFGGNREAARLSGISVKKTEWMAYIINGFLSGIAAVVLTARLGSAQSTSGQGIEMDAIAAVILGGTSLSGGTGFVLPTVVGAMIMGIIDNILTLMNVNPHATNIVKGAVVLIAVLVDKKVKDLSAKAE; from the coding sequence ATGAATCAGGAAACTAAGAAACGGTTAATCAACCAAATTAATATATATCGATCAGTTTTGATCTTACTGGTAATCTGTATCTTTGCCGCCTTTCTGTCAGAAAGCTTTTTAAGTGTTTCTAACCTGTTTAATGTTTTTAAGCAGGTGACAGTTGCCGGCATCATCGGATGCGGCATGACCTTTGTGATCCTTACCGGCGGAATCGATTTGTCCGTAGGCTCCATTCTGGGGTTTGCCGGAGTTGTAGCCTCTGGTGTGCTGGCTTCCACCGGCAATACCTTTCTGGCGGTACTTACAGCAGTCGCAATCGGAATTACCTGCGGAATCGTTAATGGATTTTTTATTTCCCAATGCGGGATTCCCCCGTTTATCGCTACCCTTGGCATGATGACCCTGCTACGGGGCTGTGTTTTGGTCTACACCAAGGGTTCTCCCATTCCGGTAAAGGTAGATTCCTATAAGTTTATTGGAAAAGGTACGGTTCTGGGGGTTCCGGTACCTGTTATTATACTGATTGCTCTTTTCTTGCTGGCACATTATATATTGACACAAACCAGCTTTGGACGCAGCATTTATGCCTTTGGCGGAAACCGGGAAGCAGCCCGCTTATCCGGAATTTCCGTGAAAAAGACGGAGTGGATGGCTTACATCATTAATGGCTTTTTAAGCGGTATTGCGGCAGTGGTTTTAACAGCCAGACTGGGGTCTGCACAATCCACCAGCGGACAGGGGATCGAGATGGATGCCATTGCGGCGGTCATACTTGGAGGCACAAGCTTAAGCGGGGGAACCGGATTTGTGCTGCCAACTGTGGTAGGTGCTATGATCATGGGAATTATCGATAATATTCTTACACTAATGAACGTAAATCCCCATGCTACCAATATTGTAAAGGGCGCAGTTGTACTCATTGCAGTTCTGGTGGATAAAAAGGTTAAGGATTTATCTGCGAAAGCAGAATAA